A region of Acidobacteriota bacterium DNA encodes the following proteins:
- a CDS encoding AAA family ATPase, with protein sequence MFKVALVGTHGVNKTTLAYELAGVLKRRGKTVELITEIARECPFPLNEQGTREAYQWIIARQIQLEIEKSPRAAILVCDRAVLDNFAYYARRFQQGNHEYRSLHSYCRHWMTTYDLLVRLPITHTLTADGFRSTDSAFQKEIDQLCDELFESDYSMQSKPSYIRGAFNAHQIADLILQDAIKAEVGN encoded by the coding sequence ATGTTCAAAGTCGCCCTGGTGGGCACGCATGGCGTCAATAAAACCACCCTTGCTTACGAACTGGCGGGGGTTTTAAAACGGCGCGGTAAAACCGTCGAATTGATTACCGAAATCGCCCGCGAATGCCCTTTTCCGCTGAACGAACAGGGGACGCGCGAAGCTTATCAATGGATTATTGCGCGACAGATTCAACTGGAAATCGAAAAATCGCCGCGCGCCGCAATTTTAGTTTGTGACCGCGCCGTGCTCGATAACTTCGCTTACTACGCCAGACGCTTTCAGCAGGGTAATCATGAATATCGTTCATTGCATTCCTATTGCCGCCACTGGATGACGACTTATGATTTGCTGGTGCGTTTACCCATCACCCACACGCTCACCGCTGATGGCTTTCGTTCAACCGATAGCGCCTTTCAAAAAGAAATTGACCAATTGTGCGATGAGTTATTTGAAAGCGACTACTCTATGCAAAGCAAACCTTCCTATATCCGAGGAGCGTTCAATGCCCATCAAATTGCCGATTTGATTTTGCAAGATGCCATTAAAGCAGAGGTGGGAAATTAA